Within Cucumis melo cultivar AY chromosome 4, USDA_Cmelo_AY_1.0, whole genome shotgun sequence, the genomic segment GacacatttatttttaaattgtcaagaaGATATAAATTAATTCATAGAGGATTTCCATGGTCTATAATTTCTCAAAAATAATTTCcgcattttcaaaattaaaaccATTTCTTGTTCTATTTGATAGATAGCTTATAATTTATAAGCAGTCTCAGAAGATTGACACAACAAAATGAGAAAGAACCAATCACAAGAGTCACAATCTTTCCAACCAAACAAATTTAAAGAGATGTTATGAAATGAGAGAAGAAAAATTAATATCACCGGAGTTTTAGTTCAAGATTCAGGGTCTCCCCACCacagattgaagtagccaagcTTCAAGTTTAATTAATCCACAAACTACAAACTGATATTTTATgctaaatataaatttttaataaatcatGAACTCGCAAGCTAAACCCAATTTTCGTACCTAACAAATATAAACTTACAATATAACAGAATGATCACATGTAACTAATAATATCAATACATAGAACAAATTTTCTCAGATACATAAATAAAACACAGTACAAATTTTTGGATTGGAGATCATTTATATGAAGTTTAGTGATCTAGAGGAGAGCGAATCCCTGGAGGATCAAGGCATCAGCAAGAACTTGATTAGCAGCCTCAGAAGGATGAACACTATCCCAAAACACATATTGAGTTGAATTAGAGCAAGTTCCACCCAAGGATTTGGGATTGCACAAAAGTGATGTTGTCTCTACTGTCCCTGTTCCACAGCAGCCTTTTCTGGCTTCCACAAAGCctaaccaaaagaaaaaaggaaaaaaaaaaaaaaacagaagaaaaTTAGTGATCCATTTTGCATAATTTCTGGTGCTTCGTTGCTACATTCACAAagttcccccccccccccccccccaaagaAAACTAAGATTCATCTTTACCATTTTTGGATGGAGAACTGATGACATCGTAGAGTGGTTTGTAAATGTCGAAGATGACAATTCTAAAACCTGGAAGTTGTTTTTTCAAGCTTTCTGCAGCAGCATTTAACTTCTTGTTGAAGGCTTGCGCGTCGGTATTAATCCTTGAGACACATCCACTTTGGTGGTTCCCAAATAAGGTGAGAGCAGCAGGAAAGCAACCTAATGGAGGAAGTGAAGTCACGCCAATTCTCCTAGCTCCCAAACCATATATGTCCTGTTTCCAATACCAGAAATGTATCAGTTCAATGTATTTCATGCGATATTTCATTTAACCTTGTTCATGAATGACATGGAAAGCCAAATGTGGTTTTTGAAACAGTAAGGAAGTACCTTAATAAAGGTTGTAAATGCTCCGATGAGCATCGTCCCGTACTGATCAGGAGTGTAGACCTTATTAATGTAAGGATTGATGTAATAGTTTTGTAGAAAATCTCCACTTCCTGCACTTAGCAAGTAGAGTGCATCCTTGATTATGGATGCAGCTTTTTCGTTACCAGCTACCTTAGCTAGCTTGGCCTGGTACTCCTTGAAGAATCCAACTTGTTGGGGCAGTGAGAGTGCATGCTGTTCACCAAGTTAAAGTAAAAGTAAGTACAAAAGAAGGCCTGGTTTGCTCAGAAAGATACTGCTTCCTAAAGCAAAGGTATTCTTACATTTAAGAGGGCAGCATTCTCATCATAACCAGATGCAGCTGAGGCAAAGTTGACTCCGATGAGAAGATTCTTACCCGATGCCTCTGGGCTAAGGTACGGCAATGGAAAGGTTTTGAATCCTAAAGTTTGAGCTGGggaaaataaaaacattaatGATAATTACAGGCCTTAAATATAACACCTGTTGTAAGACGGTACACATAACAGTCAATAACAACTTGATAATTAGGCTTCGTTTAATATTGTTTGCATATCTTGGTTTCCAGAGAATTGTACTTGTTTTATGTATCCAATTCAGTTTTTAAGGAAATTTTCCTAAGAATATGTTTAGATCTTAAACAGttaattttgtgtttttaaaatcatatttcattttatttatttatttgtactttTGTAGGACAaccagagagagagagaagcaacATAACTATCATCTGATTCCATTTAAAATTTGAACCGGAAATGGCAGATTCAACAAATTATAAATGAAactttactttcttttttctcatgTTTCCAGAACTCGGAAGGAAAGCAGAAGACATCGAATAGATTTATTTTCTCACAAGACACATGAAAAGGAAGAAGGGACGATACCAACAAACTGTGCCCTTGgtctaaaagaaaaagatgactTTATGCATGATGCAGGAAGTTTATCCAAGCATCATGCAAGGCCAATGTGTTTAAGTTTCAACGAAGACGAAAGTTTTTGTACGTACCAGTGAAATCAGTTGCAAGTTTTCCATTACAAAACCTGCCAGTGGGCTGATGATTCACGAAGTCCTTTCCATATGGTGGGTAGTTGGCCTTGTAAATAGTGTAAAGGTAGTTATTATTTCCCACATCAACGGCAGAATCGCCAAAAGTGATGATAGCAGGCACCAAAGTGGTAGAATCTTGAGCATTTCCACTCCCAAGCAAAAATGCAAAGAACAACACCAACACTTTGCTAATAATGGAATCCATCTCCTTTAGCGCTGTGATTTGCAACTGAACTATGGATTAGAACTTATAAAGAAAGTCAGAAGGACCCACCTTAGATTTTCTTTTATTGAAGGAAGCTGGAGGTTGAGTGCACCCAATCAATAATGACCCTTTTAGTGAAGAAATGCTGTCATTGAAGGTAATTGGTTTTAAATACCTTTACCAAATCCCAAG encodes:
- the LOC103489985 gene encoding GDSL esterase/lipase APG, which encodes MDSIISKVLVLFFAFLLGSGNAQDSTTLVPAIITFGDSAVDVGNNNYLYTIYKANYPPYGKDFVNHQPTGRFCNGKLATDFTAQTLGFKTFPLPYLSPEASGKNLLIGVNFASAASGYDENAALLNHALSLPQQVGFFKEYQAKLAKVAGNEKAASIIKDALYLLSAGSGDFLQNYYINPYINKVYTPDQYGTMLIGAFTTFIKDIYGLGARRIGVTSLPPLGCFPAALTLFGNHQSGCVSRINTDAQAFNKKLNAAAESLKKQLPGFRIVIFDIYKPLYDVISSPSKNGFVEARKGCCGTGTVETTSLLCNPKSLGGTCSNSTQYVFWDSVHPSEAANQVLADALILQGFALL